The following proteins are encoded in a genomic region of Bicyclus anynana chromosome 12, ilBicAnyn1.1, whole genome shotgun sequence:
- the LOC112048494 gene encoding uncharacterized protein LOC112048494 produces MYKNVELRKLPADALCNVVNILEINNDWKKVMSIIPKSLQSEEFEPKYNNEQMRMIEEHAKATNQKCTEILMDEWSTSGRVRPTLSTLKEILIKAQIFRAADEIARILNESLPVRPNYGPAVPVPINVTEILNEVSAEQRLNDMTTAVKNSDPLCNGSTRQMKSVSDMIKFPRSSKEITAETQQRSFGNKTTVEMKSASDLMEFPKDEYTQESMNLPDFEAMLRNARNSQQSTTSTSTIESSDTSSKLTNLQSNANVATHYPEAYQTSFPNINITTGIDSAILQDTNLIHFDYGALEYITGNFSDLLINNPIDGLKGRIGSGGFGDVFVGKDSNYGMLAVKKAHSHLAIHRRPEIAMRIFNAEVKYLSQFRHNNIVPIWGYSMNGPAPCIVCEYIDGGSLQQNIEAKIIADEIQRINIMIGTAEGLKYLHTSDKPLQSKGSSILDVVGETDSQNSTKHFVHGDVKTANILLTRDCIPKLCDFGLAKQYDSTFVTTYPMGTSAYMAPEGIHGTITQKIDIFSFGIVILELLTGLKPIVENDGEIINIKHYVEENSVNDDLTPLLDNIVNIWVKADHIYNLAKMCLEHNRKSRPSIVEVCDILYKIKNE; encoded by the exons AATGATAGAGGAACATGCTAAAGCAACCAATCAGAAATGCACTGAGATCCTAATGGACGAGTGGAGTACATCAGGCAGAGTCAGACCCACTCTCAGCACATTGAAGGAAATATTAATCAAAGCTCAAATTTTCAGAGCTGCAGATGAAATTGCTAGAATATTGAAtg AATCTTTGCCAGTTCGTCCCAACTATGGTCCAGCTGTACCTGTTCCTATCAATGTAACAGAAATCCTCAATGAAGTGAGCGCAGAACAAAGACTAAATGATATGACCACAGCTGTGAAAAATTCAGATCCACTGTGCAATGGATCTACAAGGCAGATGAAATCAGTAAGTGACATGATCAAATTCCCCAGAAGCAGTAAAGAGATCACCGCAGAGACTCAGCAACGGTCGTTTGGCAACAAAACAACAGTTGAAATGAAATCTGCAAGTGACCTTATGGAGTTTCCAAAAGACGAGTATACTCAAGAATCAATGAATTTACCCGACTTTGAGGCTATGCTCAGAAATGCAAGAAACAGTCAACAATCTACAACATCCACCTCTACAATAGAATCATCTGACACAAGTTCAAAATTGACTAACTTACAGAGTAATGCAAATGTTGCCACACATTATCCTGAAGCGTATCAGACCTCCTTTCCGAATATCAACATTACTACAGGCATAGACAGTGCTATACTTCAAGATACTAATTTGATTCATTTTGACTATGGTGCATTAGAATATATTACAGGAAACTTTTCTGATTTACTAATCAACAATCCCATTGATGGCTTAAAAGGCAGAATAGGTAGCGGAGGTTTCGGAGATGTGTTTGTGGGTAAAGACTCAAACTATGGAATGCTAGCTGTCAAAAAGGCGCACAGCCACTTAGCAATACACCGCAGACCTGAGATTGCAATGAGAATATTTAATGCAGAAGTGAAATATTTATCACAGTTCCGACATAATAATATAGTTCCAATATGGGGTTACTCAATGAACGGACCGGCTCCTTGCATTGTTTGTGAATATATTGATGGAGGATCTTTACAACAAAACATTGAGGCCAAAATTATTGCAGATGAAATTCAAAGAATCAATATAATGATAGGTACAGCTGAAGGTTTGAAATATTTACATACCAGTGACAAACCTTTACAAAGTAAAGGCAGTTCAATTTTAGATGTGGTCGGTGAAACAGATTCCCAAAACTCTACAAAGCATTTTGTTCATGGTGATGTTAAAACTGCCAATATACTATTGACAAGAGATTGTATACCAAAG CTGTGTGACTTTGGTTTGGCTAAACAATATGATTCAACATTTGTTACAACATACCCAATGGGGACCTCAGCATACATGGCACCAGAGGGCATACATGGCACTATCACACAAAAGATTGATATTTTCAGTTTTGGAATTGTAATTTTGGAATTACTGACCGGATTGAAACCAATTGTCGAAAATGATGgagaaataattaatataaagcaTTATGTTGAAGAGAATTCAGTGAATGACGATCTAACTCCATTACTGGATAACATTGTTAATATTTGGGTTAAAGCTGACCACATTTATAATTTGGCCAAAATGTGTTTGGAACATAACAGAAAAAGTAGGCCATCTATTGTTGAGGTTTgtgatattttgtataaaattaaaaatgaataa